The following proteins are encoded in a genomic region of Streptomyces sp. NBC_01723:
- a CDS encoding TIGR03619 family F420-dependent LLM class oxidoreductase, whose translation MTIRLGLGLPQMRQYDLGKDVPDVARAAERTGYDSLWVFERALFPEPATQGLYGIEGLPWPDEYRNVAEPLVTLALAAAATERAELGSSVLVAPLHVPFQLARTLATLDAASGGRVVAGFGTGWSHDEYAAASVRPFAERGAALDELIGVCRAVWGPDPVVYDGHVTKIASAVVGPKPARPIPILLAAGSGRARRRLVDHADGWLPTGVGAEAVAAQWRQLRELAEECGRTAPIRTSLRVNARYSPATDDSVERRPFHGSVDQIVADLAAYTDLGLDEVLLDLQSTLRDAEELKDVAAQVYEKARAAGV comes from the coding sequence ATGACGATCCGGCTCGGACTCGGCCTCCCCCAGATGCGCCAGTACGACCTCGGCAAGGACGTCCCCGACGTCGCCCGCGCGGCGGAACGAACGGGCTACGACAGCCTCTGGGTCTTCGAACGGGCCCTGTTCCCCGAACCCGCCACCCAGGGGCTGTACGGCATCGAGGGCCTGCCCTGGCCCGACGAGTACCGCAACGTGGCGGAACCGCTGGTCACCCTGGCCCTCGCCGCCGCGGCCACCGAACGGGCGGAGCTTGGCTCGAGCGTCCTGGTGGCCCCGCTGCACGTGCCGTTCCAGCTGGCCAGGACGCTCGCCACACTGGACGCGGCCAGCGGCGGCCGGGTGGTCGCCGGCTTCGGCACGGGCTGGTCCCACGACGAGTACGCGGCGGCCTCCGTGCGGCCGTTCGCCGAGCGCGGTGCCGCCCTGGACGAGCTGATCGGGGTGTGCCGGGCCGTCTGGGGCCCGGACCCGGTGGTCTACGACGGCCACGTCACCAAGATCGCGTCGGCCGTGGTCGGGCCCAAGCCCGCCCGCCCGATCCCCATCCTGCTGGCCGCCGGCAGCGGCAGGGCCCGGCGCCGCCTGGTCGACCACGCCGACGGCTGGCTGCCCACCGGCGTCGGCGCCGAGGCCGTGGCCGCGCAGTGGCGGCAGCTGCGCGAGCTGGCCGAGGAGTGCGGACGCACCGCACCGATCCGGACCTCGCTGCGGGTCAACGCCCGCTACTCCCCGGCGACCGACGACAGCGTCGAGCGCCGCCCGTTCCACGGCAGCGTCGACCAGATCGTGGCGGACCTCGCCGCGTACACCGACCTCGGCCTCGACGAGGTCCTGCTCGACCTCCAGAGCACCCTGCGGGACGCCGAGGAGCTGAAGGACGTCGCCGCCCAGGTGTACGAGAAGGCCCGGGCGGCCGGCGTCTGA
- a CDS encoding flavin monoamine oxidase family protein — translation MTSTVPNAVEHADEQQPPITMFGPDFPYAYDGFLAHPAGLGQIPATEHGAEVAVVGGGLSGIVAAYELMKMGLKPVVYEADKIGGRLRTVGFDGCDESLTAEMGAMRFPPSSTALQHYIDLVGLRTSPFPNPLAEATPSTVVDLKGESHYAETLDDLPQVYRDVADAWAKCLEEGADFSDMNRALRERDVPRIREIWSRLVEKFDNQTFYGFLCDSEAFKSFRHREIFGQVGFGTGGWDTDFPNSILEILRVVYTEADDHHRGIVGGSQQLPTRLWEREPEKIVHWPHGTSLASLHADGEPRPAVTRLNRTAGNRITVTDADGDIRTYRAAVFTAQSWMLLSKIACDDSLFPIDHWTAIERTHYMESSKLFVPVDRPFWLDKDEDTGRDVMSMTLTDRMTRGTYLLDDGPDRPAVICLSYTWCDDSLKWLPLSANERMEVMLKSLGEIYPKVDIRKHVIGNPVTVSWENEPYFMGAFKANLPGHYRYQRRLFTHFMQEDLPEDKRGIFLAGDDISWTAGWAEGAVQTALNAVWGVMHHFGGETDATNPGPGDVYDEIAPVELPED, via the coding sequence ATGACGTCCACCGTGCCCAACGCCGTCGAGCACGCAGACGAGCAGCAGCCGCCGATCACCATGTTCGGTCCGGACTTCCCGTACGCGTACGACGGCTTCCTCGCCCACCCGGCGGGGCTCGGCCAGATACCGGCGACCGAGCACGGCGCCGAGGTCGCGGTCGTGGGCGGCGGCCTGTCCGGCATCGTGGCCGCCTACGAGCTGATGAAGATGGGCCTCAAGCCCGTCGTCTACGAGGCCGACAAGATCGGCGGCCGGCTGCGGACCGTGGGCTTCGACGGCTGCGACGAGTCCCTGACCGCCGAGATGGGCGCGATGCGCTTCCCGCCGTCCTCCACCGCCCTGCAGCACTACATCGACCTGGTGGGGCTCCGGACCAGCCCCTTCCCCAACCCGCTCGCCGAGGCGACGCCCTCCACCGTCGTGGACCTCAAGGGCGAGTCGCACTACGCCGAGACGCTCGACGACCTCCCGCAGGTCTACCGGGACGTGGCCGACGCCTGGGCGAAGTGCCTCGAAGAGGGCGCCGACTTCTCCGACATGAACCGCGCCCTGCGCGAGCGCGACGTCCCGCGCATCCGCGAGATCTGGTCCCGGCTGGTCGAGAAGTTCGACAACCAGACCTTCTACGGCTTCCTCTGCGACTCCGAGGCCTTCAAGTCCTTCCGGCACCGGGAGATCTTCGGCCAGGTCGGCTTCGGCACCGGCGGCTGGGACACCGACTTCCCCAACTCCATCCTGGAGATCCTGCGGGTCGTCTACACCGAGGCCGACGACCACCACCGCGGCATCGTCGGCGGTTCCCAGCAGCTGCCGACGCGCCTGTGGGAGCGCGAGCCGGAGAAGATCGTCCACTGGCCGCACGGCACCTCGCTCGCGTCCCTGCACGCGGACGGCGAGCCGCGCCCGGCCGTGACCCGGCTGAACCGCACCGCCGGCAACCGGATCACGGTGACGGACGCCGACGGCGACATCCGCACCTACCGGGCGGCGGTCTTCACCGCCCAGTCCTGGATGCTGCTGTCCAAGATCGCCTGCGACGACTCGCTCTTCCCGATCGACCACTGGACGGCGATCGAGCGGACCCACTACATGGAGTCGTCCAAGCTCTTCGTGCCGGTCGACCGCCCCTTCTGGCTGGACAAGGACGAGGACACCGGCCGGGACGTCATGTCGATGACCCTCACCGACCGCATGACCCGCGGCACCTACCTCCTGGACGACGGCCCGGACAGGCCCGCCGTCATCTGCCTCTCCTACACCTGGTGCGACGACAGCCTGAAGTGGCTGCCGCTGTCCGCGAACGAGCGGATGGAGGTCATGCTGAAGTCACTCGGCGAGATCTACCCGAAGGTCGACATCAGGAAGCACGTCATCGGCAACCCGGTGACGGTCTCCTGGGAGAACGAGCCCTACTTCATGGGCGCGTTCAAGGCGAACCTCCCCGGCCACTACCGCTACCAGCGGCGCCTGTTCACACACTTCATGCAGGAGGATCTGCCCGAGGACAAGCGCGGCATCTTCCTCGCCGGCGACGACATCTCCTGGACGGCCGGCTGGGCCGAGGGCGCGGTCCAGACGGCGCTGAACGCCGTCTGGGGCGTCATGCACCACTTCGGCGGGGAGACCGACGCGACCAACCCGGGCCCGGGCGACGTGTACGACGAGATCGCGCCGGTGGAGCTGCCCGAGGACTGA
- a CDS encoding carbon-nitrogen hydrolase family protein produces the protein MRTALLQSSGRPGSTAENLKVLDEAAGRAAAAGAGLLVTSELFLTGYAIGDDIGVLAEPADGDSADAVAETAGRHGLAIAYGYPEREGERVFNSVQLVSADGTRLANYRKTHLFGCFERDHFTPGEQPVVQARLDGVTVGLMICYDVEFPENVRAHALAGTDLLLVPTAQMHPFQFVAESVVPVRAFENQMYVAYVNRAGQEGEFEFVGLSTLAGPDGTARARAGRAEELVLGDVDPALLAASREHNPYLKDRRPGLYGSLVRTPTATPSVPPVQGVRTP, from the coding sequence ATGCGCACCGCCCTGCTCCAGAGCTCCGGCCGGCCCGGCTCCACCGCCGAGAACCTCAAGGTCCTCGACGAGGCCGCCGGCCGGGCTGCCGCCGCGGGTGCCGGGCTGCTCGTCACCTCGGAGCTGTTCCTGACCGGGTACGCGATCGGCGACGACATCGGCGTCCTCGCCGAGCCCGCCGACGGCGACTCGGCCGACGCCGTCGCGGAGACCGCCGGGCGCCACGGCCTCGCGATCGCGTACGGCTACCCCGAGCGGGAGGGCGAGCGGGTCTTCAACTCCGTCCAGCTGGTCTCCGCCGACGGCACTCGCCTGGCCAACTACCGCAAGACCCACCTCTTCGGCTGCTTCGAGCGCGACCACTTCACCCCGGGTGAGCAGCCGGTCGTGCAGGCGCGGCTCGACGGCGTCACCGTCGGCCTGATGATCTGCTACGACGTGGAGTTCCCGGAGAACGTCCGCGCCCACGCCCTGGCCGGCACCGACCTGCTGCTCGTGCCGACCGCGCAGATGCATCCGTTCCAGTTCGTCGCCGAGTCGGTCGTGCCGGTGCGGGCCTTCGAGAACCAGATGTACGTGGCGTACGTCAACCGGGCCGGTCAGGAGGGGGAGTTCGAGTTCGTCGGCCTCTCCACCCTCGCCGGGCCCGACGGCACCGCCCGCGCGCGGGCCGGCCGCGCCGAGGAGCTGGTCCTCGGCGACGTGGACCCGGCCCTCCTCGCCGCGTCCCGCGAGCACAACCCGTACCTGAAGGACCGCCGCCCCGGTCTCTACGGGTCCCTCGTCCGAACCCCCACCGCCACCCCCTCCGTTCCACCCGTGCAAGGAGTCCGCACCCCATGA
- a CDS encoding Repetin encodes MKRSRTTTAALCAALLLTAVTTGAAVASGPHEGTPQGPPPREAAALTGSAKLYRSAGDDITFTFDAHLAAEHDDNPLEATGTFEFSHYLDGGGARAKATVDCLLTGGDVAVVSGVITDSDLPGAEGRRVGITVHDLGRHDRLGYSWAATGSPVEGGEPPKCVGSAPFEKVKKGSGDFTVVPWRPRL; translated from the coding sequence ATGAAACGAAGCCGTACGACGACCGCCGCGCTCTGCGCCGCCCTGTTGCTCACCGCCGTCACCACCGGTGCCGCGGTCGCGTCCGGGCCGCACGAGGGCACCCCGCAGGGGCCGCCCCCGCGGGAGGCCGCCGCGCTGACCGGCAGCGCCAAGCTCTACCGGTCGGCGGGCGACGACATCACCTTCACCTTCGACGCCCACCTCGCGGCGGAGCACGACGACAACCCGCTCGAGGCGACCGGGACGTTCGAGTTCAGCCACTACCTCGACGGCGGGGGCGCCCGGGCGAAGGCCACCGTCGACTGCCTCCTGACCGGCGGCGACGTCGCCGTCGTCTCCGGCGTCATCACCGACTCCGACCTGCCGGGCGCCGAGGGCAGGCGGGTCGGCATCACGGTCCACGACCTCGGCCGCCACGACCGGCTCGGCTACAGCTGGGCGGCGACGGGCAGCCCCGTGGAGGGCGGGGAACCGCCCAAGTGCGTCGGGTCGGCCCCCTTCGAGAAGGTGAAGAAGGGCAGCGGCGACTTCACGGTCGTGCCCTGGCGGCCGCGGTTGTAG
- a CDS encoding MFS transporter — MTLSPERAPATAGTRRLTRTLYASAFCDEFVLLYPVYALLFSDTGLSVWQISSLFALWSLTGVLLEVPSGAWADAVSRRLLLVLGPLLTAAGFALWVLVPSYGAFALGFVLWGTGGALGSGALEALVYDELDRAGAADRYARVMGRARAVGIAATMTAMGLAGPVFAWGGHGAVGAASVLVCLAGAAVATRFPEHREPSAGGPGWTATLRAGLADARTDRSVRGALLLVPAVTAVWGALDEYTPLLALDTGVAEETVPWLLLVIWAGATVGSLLAGAADRLTATGFAALLTGSALALAVGAAAGTPAALVLVGLAFGGFQLATVLADARLQRRIDDTGRATLTSVAGLGTELGTLATYGAYAVASSATGHGTAFALAAVPYLLTALALVTVARATTAAARARP; from the coding sequence ATGACTCTCTCACCCGAGCGTGCCCCCGCCACCGCCGGTACCCGGCGGCTGACGCGCACGCTGTACGCCTCCGCGTTCTGCGACGAGTTCGTCCTGCTCTACCCGGTGTACGCGCTGCTGTTCAGCGACACCGGTCTGTCCGTCTGGCAGATCTCCTCCCTGTTCGCCCTGTGGTCGCTGACCGGCGTCCTGCTCGAGGTGCCGTCCGGCGCCTGGGCCGACGCCGTATCCCGGCGGCTGCTCCTGGTCCTCGGCCCGCTGCTCACCGCCGCCGGCTTCGCCCTGTGGGTGCTCGTGCCCTCCTACGGCGCCTTCGCGCTCGGCTTCGTGCTGTGGGGCACGGGCGGTGCCCTCGGGTCCGGCGCGCTGGAGGCGCTGGTCTACGACGAACTGGACCGGGCCGGCGCGGCCGACCGGTACGCCCGGGTGATGGGCCGGGCGCGGGCGGTCGGCATCGCCGCGACGATGACCGCGATGGGCCTGGCCGGTCCGGTGTTCGCCTGGGGCGGCCACGGGGCGGTGGGCGCGGCGAGCGTGCTGGTCTGCCTCGCCGGGGCGGCCGTGGCGACGCGCTTCCCCGAGCACCGCGAACCGTCCGCCGGCGGTCCGGGCTGGACCGCGACCCTGCGCGCCGGACTCGCCGACGCCCGCACCGACCGCTCGGTGCGCGGCGCGCTGCTGCTGGTCCCGGCCGTGACCGCGGTGTGGGGTGCTCTCGACGAGTACACGCCGCTGCTGGCGCTGGACACCGGCGTCGCGGAGGAGACCGTTCCGTGGCTGCTGCTGGTGATCTGGGCCGGAGCCACCGTCGGCAGCCTGCTGGCCGGTGCCGCCGACCGCCTGACCGCCACCGGGTTCGCCGCCCTGCTCACCGGTTCCGCGCTCGCCCTGGCGGTGGGCGCCGCCGCGGGCACCCCGGCCGCCCTGGTCCTGGTCGGGCTCGCCTTCGGCGGATTCCAGCTGGCGACCGTGCTCGCCGACGCGCGTCTCCAGCGGCGGATCGACGACACCGGCCGGGCCACCCTGACCTCGGTCGCGGGCCTCGGCACCGAGCTGGGCACCCTCGCCACCTACGGCGCCTACGCGGTGGCATCCTCGGCGACCGGGCACGGCACCGCGTTCGCCCTGGCCGCGGTGCCGTACCTGCTGACGGCGCTGGCCCTTGTCACCGTCGCGCGGGCTACAACCGCGGCCGCCAGGGCACGACCGTGA
- a CDS encoding Lrp/AsnC family transcriptional regulator — protein sequence MLNELDERIVHALAEDARRSYADIGQSVGLSAPAVKRRVDRLRATGAITGFTVRVDPAALGWETEGFVEIHCRRNTSPETIQRGLERYQEVVAASTVTGDADAVAQVFASDMRHFERVLERIAGEPFVERTKSVLVLSPLLRRFSSGSPT from the coding sequence GTGCTGAACGAACTCGACGAACGCATCGTGCACGCCCTCGCCGAGGACGCCCGCCGCTCCTACGCGGACATCGGGCAGTCGGTCGGCCTGTCCGCGCCCGCCGTGAAACGGCGCGTGGACCGGCTGCGCGCCACCGGGGCCATCACCGGCTTCACCGTACGGGTCGACCCCGCCGCGCTCGGCTGGGAGACCGAGGGGTTCGTCGAGATCCACTGCCGTCGCAACACCTCGCCGGAGACCATCCAGCGTGGCCTGGAGCGGTACCAGGAGGTCGTGGCCGCGTCCACCGTCACCGGGGACGCGGACGCGGTCGCCCAGGTCTTCGCCTCCGACATGCGGCACTTCGAACGGGTCCTGGAGCGGATCGCCGGGGAGCCGTTCGTGGAGCGGACCAAGTCCGTGCTGGTGCTCTCGCCGCTGCTGCGGCGCTTCTCGTCGGGGTCGCCCACGTAA
- a CDS encoding amino acid permease, whose protein sequence is MLDQGAPPHHDATATAPSPGLAARLMRRKPVERLVAEGGQGEGGSLRRSLGLWQLTMISIGATLGTGIFVVLGEAVPKAGPAVTLSFVIAGLTALFSALSYAELAGTIPVAGSSYSYAYATMGELVAWICGWCLILEYGVSVAAVAVGWGEYLNELLDGTIGVTLPAVLSAPPGDGGVFNLPALIVVLLAMTFLLGGARESARANTIMVVVKIAALVLFCAIGVQGFRSGNYEHFMPLGMAGVSAAGATLFFSYIGFDAASTAGEEAKNAQRDLPRAIMLSLIIVTVLYVLVAAVAVGAKPWRNFTDSEASLAQIMTDVTGQSFWGTLLAFCAVVAIASVVLTVLYGQTRVLFAMSRDGLVPRVFSKVHPKTGAPRANTLIVSLFCGVLAAAIPLGQLADATSIGTLFAFALVNVAVVVLRRTRPEMPRTFRVPLSPVLPALGFGFCVWMMGSLSTVTWVVFGVWMAVGLVFYFVYGHRRSRLATPDTSEVRTHQK, encoded by the coding sequence GTGCTCGACCAAGGCGCACCCCCGCACCACGACGCAACGGCCACCGCACCGTCCCCGGGCCTGGCCGCGCGCCTCATGCGCCGCAAGCCCGTCGAACGACTGGTCGCCGAGGGCGGCCAGGGCGAGGGCGGCAGCCTCCGCCGCTCCCTCGGCCTCTGGCAGCTCACGATGATCAGCATCGGTGCCACCCTCGGCACCGGCATCTTCGTCGTCCTCGGCGAGGCCGTCCCCAAGGCCGGTCCCGCCGTCACGCTCTCCTTCGTCATCGCCGGCCTCACGGCGCTCTTCTCGGCCCTGTCCTACGCCGAACTGGCCGGCACCATCCCGGTCGCCGGATCCTCGTACTCGTACGCCTACGCCACGATGGGCGAGCTGGTCGCCTGGATCTGCGGCTGGTGCTTGATCCTGGAGTACGGCGTGTCGGTGGCCGCCGTCGCCGTCGGCTGGGGCGAGTACCTGAACGAGCTGCTCGACGGCACCATCGGCGTCACCCTCCCCGCCGTCCTGTCGGCGCCACCCGGCGACGGCGGCGTCTTCAACCTGCCCGCGCTGATCGTCGTCCTGCTCGCCATGACGTTCCTGCTGGGCGGCGCCCGCGAGTCCGCCCGGGCCAACACGATCATGGTCGTCGTCAAGATCGCGGCCCTGGTGCTGTTCTGCGCGATCGGCGTCCAGGGCTTCCGCTCCGGCAACTACGAGCACTTCATGCCGCTCGGCATGGCCGGCGTCAGCGCGGCCGGCGCGACGCTCTTCTTCTCCTACATCGGCTTCGACGCCGCCTCCACCGCCGGTGAGGAGGCGAAGAACGCCCAGCGCGACCTGCCCCGCGCGATCATGCTCTCCCTGATCATCGTCACGGTGCTGTACGTCCTCGTCGCGGCCGTCGCCGTCGGCGCCAAGCCCTGGCGGAACTTCACCGACTCCGAGGCGTCCCTCGCGCAGATCATGACCGACGTCACCGGACAGAGCTTCTGGGGCACCCTGCTGGCCTTCTGCGCGGTCGTCGCCATCGCCAGCGTCGTCCTGACCGTGCTCTACGGGCAGACCCGCGTCCTGTTCGCCATGTCCCGCGACGGACTGGTGCCCAGGGTCTTCTCCAAGGTCCACCCGAAGACCGGCGCGCCCCGCGCCAACACCCTGATCGTCTCCCTGTTCTGCGGCGTGCTGGCCGCCGCCATCCCGCTCGGGCAGCTCGCCGACGCCACCAGCATCGGCACCCTCTTCGCCTTCGCCCTGGTCAACGTGGCCGTCGTGGTGCTGCGCCGGACCCGTCCGGAGATGCCCCGCACCTTCCGGGTCCCGCTGTCGCCGGTCCTGCCCGCCCTGGGCTTCGGCTTCTGCGTCTGGATGATGGGCAGCCTGTCCACCGTCACCTGGGTGGTCTTCGGTGTCTGGATGGCGGTGGGGCTCGTGTTCTACTTCGTGTACGGCCACCGCCGCTCCCGACTCGCCACGCCGGACACGTCAGAGGTCCGGACGCACCAGAAGTGA
- a CDS encoding GuaB1 family IMP dehydrogenase-related protein, protein MRFLNDIQPSYDLTYDDVFMVPSRSAVGSRQGVDLGSPDGTGTTIPLVVANMTAIAGRRMAETVARRGGLVVIPQDIPNEVVTEVVSWVKSRHHVLDTPIVLVPHQTVADALALLPKRAHNAGVVVDGDHKPVGVVTDTDLTGVDRFTQLEEVMSKDLILIDADMDPREAFNTLDAANRRYAPAVDKDGRLAGILTRRGALRATLYTPATDANGRLRIAAAVGINGDVAGKAKQLLDAGVDTLVIDTAHGHQESMISAVKVVRDLDPRVPIVAGNIVSAEGVRDLIEAGADIVKVGVGPGAMCTTRMMTGVGRPQFSAVLECAAEAKKYGKHVWADGGIRHPRDVAMALAAGASNVMVGSWFAGTYESPGDLQHDANGRAYKESFGMASARAVRNRTSEESAYDRARKGLFEEGISTSRMFLDPARPGVEDLIDSIIAGVRSSCTYAGAGSLEEFAEKAIVGIQSAAGYAEGKPLHASWG, encoded by the coding sequence GTGCGTTTCCTGAATGACATCCAGCCCTCGTACGACCTGACGTACGACGACGTTTTCATGGTGCCGAGCCGTTCCGCCGTGGGCTCCCGGCAGGGCGTGGACCTCGGCTCCCCGGACGGCACGGGCACCACCATCCCGCTGGTCGTCGCCAACATGACCGCCATCGCGGGACGCCGGATGGCGGAGACGGTCGCCCGGCGCGGCGGCCTCGTGGTCATCCCGCAGGACATCCCGAACGAGGTCGTCACCGAGGTCGTCTCCTGGGTGAAGAGCCGCCACCACGTCCTGGACACCCCGATCGTGCTGGTCCCGCACCAGACCGTGGCCGACGCGCTGGCCCTGCTGCCCAAGCGCGCGCACAACGCGGGCGTCGTCGTCGACGGTGACCACAAGCCGGTCGGCGTGGTCACCGACACCGACCTGACCGGCGTGGACCGCTTCACCCAGCTCGAAGAGGTCATGTCCAAGGACCTGATCCTCATCGACGCGGACATGGACCCGCGCGAGGCCTTCAACACCCTCGACGCCGCCAACCGGCGCTACGCCCCCGCCGTCGACAAGGACGGCCGCCTCGCCGGCATCCTCACCCGCCGGGGCGCCCTGCGCGCCACCCTGTACACCCCGGCGACGGACGCGAACGGCAGGCTCCGCATCGCCGCCGCGGTCGGCATCAACGGGGACGTCGCGGGCAAGGCCAAGCAGCTCCTCGACGCGGGCGTGGACACCCTCGTCATCGACACCGCCCACGGGCACCAGGAGTCGATGATCAGCGCCGTCAAGGTGGTCCGCGACCTCGACCCGCGGGTTCCGATCGTCGCGGGCAACATCGTCTCCGCCGAGGGCGTGCGCGACCTGATCGAGGCCGGAGCCGACATCGTCAAGGTCGGCGTCGGACCGGGTGCCATGTGCACCACCCGCATGATGACCGGCGTCGGCCGGCCGCAGTTCTCCGCCGTCCTGGAGTGCGCCGCCGAGGCGAAGAAGTACGGCAAGCACGTCTGGGCCGACGGCGGCATCCGGCACCCGCGCGACGTGGCCATGGCCCTCGCGGCCGGCGCCTCCAACGTGATGGTCGGCTCCTGGTTCGCGGGCACCTACGAGTCCCCGGGCGACCTCCAGCACGACGCCAACGGCCGTGCCTACAAGGAGTCGTTCGGCATGGCCTCCGCCCGCGCGGTGCGCAACCGCACCTCCGAGGAGTCGGCGTACGACCGGGCCCGCAAGGGGCTGTTCGAGGAGGGCATCTCCACCTCCCGCATGTTCCTCGACCCGGCCCGCCCCGGCGTCGAGGACCTGATCGACTCGATCATCGCGGGCGTCCGCTCGTCCTGCACCTACGCCGGTGCCGGCTCGCTGGAGGAGTTCGCCGAGAAGGCCATCGTCGGCATCCAGAGCGCAGCCGGCTACGCCGAGGGCAAGCCGCTGCACGCCAGCTGGGGCTGA
- a CDS encoding barstar family protein yields MTEDPAGRLVVTLDLDGVTDKAGLMDRCARDLALPDWFGRNWDALADSLSDPSVWPPEAQERGLVLVVRGWRAYAEARPDEWTVAEEVFAEATDRGPGLFVTLGPGGSSKEAPDQPG; encoded by the coding sequence ATGACCGAGGATCCCGCGGGGCGGCTCGTGGTCACGCTGGACCTCGACGGGGTCACGGACAAGGCGGGCCTGATGGACCGCTGCGCCCGTGACCTGGCCCTGCCCGACTGGTTCGGCCGGAACTGGGACGCGCTCGCCGACTCCCTCTCCGACCCGTCCGTCTGGCCGCCGGAGGCCCAGGAGCGGGGGCTGGTCCTCGTGGTGCGGGGCTGGCGGGCGTACGCCGAGGCGCGGCCGGACGAGTGGACCGTGGCCGAGGAGGTCTTCGCCGAGGCCACCGACCGCGGGCCGGGACTCTTCGTCACGCTCGGACCTGGAGGTTCCTCCAAGGAGGCTCCTGACCAGCCTGGATGA
- a CDS encoding sugar-binding transcriptional regulator yields the protein MNSSEEIAVSGMSAGRSAMRMGPAELVQAAAMARRFYLEGKSKIQIAEEFGVSRFKVARVLETALERDLVRIEIRVPAELDAERSDALRARYGLRHAVVVESPADAEETPDPENLGEVAADLLGELVTEGDVLGLAWGRSTIHMAAALDRLPPCTVVQLTGVYDAGTAERGSVEAVRRAAQVSGGDAHPIYAPMLLPDAATAQALRHQTGIARAFEYFDKVTVACVSIGSWEPGISTVHDMLSDEERAHYASLGVAAEMSAHLFDAEGRRVGRDLGERCITVKADQLRRIPEVVAIAGGQRKAAAIDAVLRSGLVTSLVTDTSAADHLMTLGSAPKSTLNRTDPDGV from the coding sequence GTGAACAGCAGTGAGGAGATCGCCGTGTCGGGTATGTCGGCGGGCCGTTCAGCCATGCGGATGGGACCCGCTGAGCTGGTCCAGGCGGCGGCCATGGCCCGCCGCTTCTACCTCGAGGGCAAGTCCAAGATCCAGATCGCGGAGGAGTTCGGCGTCAGCCGCTTCAAGGTGGCCAGGGTCCTGGAGACCGCCCTTGAGCGAGACCTTGTACGAATCGAGATCCGGGTGCCGGCCGAGCTGGACGCCGAGCGCTCGGACGCGCTGCGGGCCCGCTACGGGCTCAGGCACGCCGTCGTGGTGGAGTCCCCGGCCGACGCCGAGGAGACACCCGACCCCGAGAACCTGGGCGAGGTGGCCGCCGACCTGCTCGGCGAGCTGGTCACCGAGGGCGACGTGCTGGGCCTGGCCTGGGGCCGGTCCACCATCCACATGGCGGCGGCGCTCGACCGGCTGCCGCCGTGCACGGTGGTGCAGCTGACGGGCGTGTACGACGCCGGGACCGCCGAACGCGGCTCGGTCGAGGCCGTGCGGCGCGCCGCGCAGGTGTCCGGCGGCGACGCGCACCCCATCTACGCGCCGATGCTCCTGCCGGACGCGGCCACCGCGCAGGCGCTGCGCCACCAGACCGGGATCGCCCGGGCCTTCGAGTACTTCGACAAGGTCACGGTCGCCTGCGTCTCCATCGGCTCCTGGGAGCCGGGCATCTCGACGGTGCACGACATGCTCAGCGACGAGGAGCGCGCGCACTACGCCTCGCTCGGGGTCGCCGCCGAGATGTCCGCGCACCTCTTCGACGCCGAGGGGCGCCGGGTCGGGCGGGACCTGGGGGAGCGGTGCATCACGGTCAAGGCCGACCAGCTCCGCCGCATCCCCGAGGTCGTCGCGATCGCGGGCGGGCAGCGCAAGGCGGCGGCCATCGACGCGGTGCTGCGCTCCGGGCTGGTCACCAGCCTGGTGACGGACACGTCGGCCGCCGACCACCTGATGACGCTGGGCTCGGCACCGAAGTCCACGCTCAACCGGACGGACCCGGACGGGGTCTGA